In the genome of Xenorhabdus nematophila ATCC 19061, one region contains:
- a CDS encoding DsbA family protein, producing the protein MTEQSTKTLRLGVIAAVFLGLVGTGFGIYQFVKEKELAQEIASVKSTVNQVKDAEGVTFKSKAEFDAAVAASINKFVEQKQQSDIDQKYAQFEGAPEKVEDGKHIYGDLGARFTLVEFSDLECPYCKQFHDTPKQIVDASKGNVNWQWKHMPLDFHNPAAHKEALAAECIAEQKGNRGFWVFINDVFQRSQGNGRGVEDLASVVTGVGADLDAFRECLSSGKYEDKVQADIQKAKSYGVNGTPATFVVDNQTGKSQLLGGAQPAQAIMAVMRKMMIES; encoded by the coding sequence ATGACAGAACAAAGTACCAAAACACTACGCCTCGGGGTTATTGCCGCCGTTTTTTTAGGGCTTGTAGGAACCGGCTTCGGGATTTACCAATTCGTGAAAGAGAAAGAGCTGGCGCAAGAAATCGCCAGCGTGAAATCCACTGTGAACCAGGTGAAGGATGCCGAAGGCGTCACTTTCAAGAGCAAAGCCGAGTTTGATGCGGCTGTGGCGGCAAGCATCAACAAGTTTGTCGAGCAAAAACAGCAATCGGACATCGATCAAAAGTATGCCCAGTTTGAGGGGGCTCCCGAAAAGGTTGAGGATGGCAAGCACATCTATGGGGACCTTGGTGCCCGATTCACGCTGGTGGAGTTTTCTGATTTGGAGTGTCCGTACTGCAAGCAATTTCATGACACACCAAAACAGATTGTGGATGCCAGTAAAGGGAATGTGAACTGGCAGTGGAAGCACATGCCCCTCGATTTCCATAACCCGGCTGCTCACAAGGAAGCTCTGGCCGCTGAATGTATTGCAGAGCAGAAAGGCAACCGAGGCTTCTGGGTCTTTATTAATGATGTATTCCAGCGTTCCCAAGGTAACGGGCGCGGCGTTGAAGACCTTGCTTCCGTTGTCACTGGCGTAGGTGCTGATCTGGATGCTTTCCGTGAGTGTCTCAGCTCTGGCAAGTACGAAGATAAAGTTCAAGCTGACATCCAGAAAGCCAAGAGTTACGGCGTTAATGGTACTCCAGCCACCTTTGTTGTAGACAACCAGACAGGCAAGAGTCAGTTACTTGGTGGTGCTCAACCAGCACAAGCCATCATGGCGGTGATGCGAAAAATGATGATTGAGTCGTAA
- a CDS encoding S49 family peptidase, whose amino-acid sequence MAENKEIPWERELIEKYMFTLHKEQVKDRRWRTMLRVLRASGFVLLMVGFIILASNPGGMPWQSAKAAAPHTAYINIRGEIAAGTLADADHLIPSIQAAFDNPNSQAVVLRINSPGGSPVQAGRIYEEVKAQRALHPEKKVYAIIDDIGASGGYYIASSADEIYADRASLVGSIGVISSGFGFTGLMDKLGIERRAITSGEHKALLDPFSPLTADMKTFWEGVLSKTHQQFIERVKAGRGERLKDDQKVFSGLLWNGEQAKEIGLIDGLGGLNSVARDVIHQTSLVDYTPTEDIIRRLTQRAKLEASSFVQELSAVKVY is encoded by the coding sequence ATGGCAGAAAACAAAGAAATCCCCTGGGAGAGAGAACTCATCGAGAAATACATGTTCACCCTTCACAAAGAGCAAGTGAAAGATCGCCGCTGGCGGACAATGTTGCGTGTACTTCGTGCATCAGGCTTCGTACTTCTCATGGTCGGCTTCATCATCCTAGCTTCCAATCCAGGTGGAATGCCTTGGCAAAGCGCCAAAGCAGCAGCTCCCCATACCGCCTACATCAACATCCGTGGCGAGATTGCAGCAGGAACGCTGGCAGACGCGGACCATCTTATTCCGTCCATTCAGGCTGCATTCGACAACCCTAACTCTCAAGCGGTCGTTCTTCGCATAAACAGCCCAGGAGGTAGCCCTGTTCAGGCTGGACGGATTTATGAGGAGGTGAAGGCGCAGCGAGCTCTGCATCCGGAGAAAAAGGTTTACGCCATCATTGATGACATTGGTGCCTCAGGTGGTTACTACATCGCCTCTTCGGCGGATGAAATCTATGCAGACCGCGCCAGTCTGGTTGGTTCTATCGGCGTTATCAGCTCCGGGTTCGGGTTTACCGGCTTGATGGACAAGCTCGGCATTGAGCGACGGGCTATCACCTCCGGAGAGCACAAAGCACTTCTCGATCCTTTCTCCCCTCTTACCGCTGATATGAAGACGTTCTGGGAAGGAGTTCTATCAAAAACCCACCAGCAGTTCATCGAGCGAGTGAAGGCTGGTCGGGGGGAGCGACTGAAAGACGACCAAAAGGTGTTTTCTGGATTGCTCTGGAATGGTGAGCAGGCCAAAGAGATTGGTTTGATTGATGGGCTGGGTGGTTTGAACTCAGTGGCGCGAGACGTCATTCACCAGACCAGCCTAGTGGATTACACACCAACCGAAGACATCATCCGGAGACTGACTCAACGAGCTAAGCTAGAAGCCAGCTCGTTCGTGCAAGAACTCAGCGCTGTGAAAGTTTACTGA